From a region of the Rouxiella sp. S1S-2 genome:
- a CDS encoding LysR family transcriptional regulator, translating into MHRTGLTELEVTLAVASRSSFRAAARELGMSATAVSNAIAGLEARLDVRLFNRSTRSVSLTDAGRRYVERIAPALAEIQRASEEISTQPETPTGTLRINAPPESALLIFEPLLREYLHRYPQMRIDLTTEARMVDIVAEGYDAGIRLAESVPQDMIAVPVTPAVRMLIVGSPKYFAAHGTPATPDDLPHHQAIGMRMSHGGIYHWELERHQQKFTVNIPPRIVLNEMRVIRQAARSGIGLAFISSWFIEQDLANGSLVSVLEQWCPSFEGLRLYYPGRRHVPAGLKALIELVHEIRDRKSPATDTSFFSQQ; encoded by the coding sequence ATGCATCGCACCGGACTCACAGAACTTGAAGTCACCCTTGCCGTCGCCAGCCGCAGCAGCTTTCGCGCTGCCGCCCGAGAACTCGGCATGTCGGCCACTGCGGTCAGCAATGCCATCGCTGGTCTGGAAGCGCGTCTCGACGTCAGACTGTTTAACCGCTCAACCCGCAGCGTGTCTCTCACCGACGCGGGCAGACGCTACGTTGAGCGCATCGCACCCGCACTGGCCGAAATCCAACGCGCCTCGGAAGAAATAAGCACGCAGCCCGAAACTCCCACTGGTACCCTGCGCATCAACGCACCACCCGAGTCCGCGCTGTTAATTTTTGAGCCACTGCTGCGTGAATATTTACATCGTTATCCACAAATGCGTATTGATCTGACGACCGAGGCGCGCATGGTTGATATTGTCGCCGAGGGGTATGACGCCGGAATACGGCTGGCAGAATCGGTACCCCAGGATATGATTGCGGTGCCGGTCACGCCAGCGGTGCGAATGCTGATCGTGGGCAGTCCGAAGTATTTCGCCGCCCATGGCACGCCTGCAACGCCGGACGATCTGCCTCATCATCAGGCCATCGGTATGCGCATGTCTCACGGCGGAATTTATCACTGGGAACTTGAGCGGCATCAGCAGAAGTTTACGGTCAATATTCCTCCACGCATCGTGCTTAACGAGATGCGGGTGATACGCCAGGCCGCACGCAGTGGTATCGGGCTGGCTTTTATTTCAAGTTGGTTTATTGAACAAGATTTGGCAAACGGCAGTCTGGTCAGCGTGCTTGAACAGTGGTGCCCATCGTTTGAAGGGCTAAGACTTTACTACCCCGGCAGACGCCACGTCCCCGCGGGATTAAAGGCGCTGATAGAATTGGTGCATGAGATAAGAGACAGAAAGTCTCCGGCGACGGACACGAGTTTCTTTAGTCAACAATAA
- the mutS gene encoding DNA mismatch repair protein MutS, with amino-acid sequence MSNSDNLDGHTPMMQQYLRLKAQNPEILMFYRMGDFYELFYDDARKASQLLDISLTKRGASAGEPIPMAGVPYHAVEGYLAKLVHLGESVAICEQIGDPALSKGPVERKVVRIVTPGTVSDEALLSERQDNLLAAIWQDGRGFGYATLDISSGRFRVAQPTDLETMAAEIQRTNPAELLYPESFESMSLIDKRRGLRRRPMWEFELETARQQLNLQFGTRDLSGFGVEQATQALRAAGCLLQYVKDTQRTSLPHIRGVTMERQQDGIIMDAATRRNLELTQNLSGGVENTLAAILDQSVTPMGSRMLKRWIHMPTRDINVLNSRQQAVGALQDLTAELQPVLRQVGDLERILARLALRSARPRDLARMRHALQQLPEIRSLLQSVDVPAIRSLVEKAGEFDELIALLEHAIIEAPPVLVRDGGVIAPGYNAELDEWRALADGATDYLDRLEIREREKLGLDTLKVGFNGVHGYYIQISRGQSHLAPIHYVRRQTLKNAERYIIPELKEYEDKVLTSKGKALSLEKALYEELFDLLMPHLSALQQSAAALAEIDVLNNLAERAYTLNYCCPTLSEKPGINIIGGRHPVVEQVLSEPFISNPLAMSPHRRMLIITGPNMGGKSTYMRQAALITLMAHIGSYVPADQATLGPIDRIFTRVGAADDLASGRSTFMVEMTETANILHNATENSLVLMDEIGRGTSTYDGLSLAWACAENLASRIKAMTLFATHYFELTTLPEKMEGAVNVHLDAIEHGDTIAFMHSVQEGAANKSYGLAVAALAGVPREVIKRARQKLKELETLSNNAAASKVDGPQLPLLSEEVSPAVEALEALDADSLSPRQALEWIYRLKSLV; translated from the coding sequence ATGAGTAATAGCGATAATTTAGACGGCCACACCCCGATGATGCAGCAGTATCTGCGTCTCAAGGCTCAGAACCCTGAAATTCTGATGTTCTATCGCATGGGCGACTTTTATGAGTTGTTCTACGACGACGCCAGGAAGGCCTCACAGCTATTAGACATCTCACTGACCAAGCGCGGTGCCTCTGCCGGCGAACCTATCCCGATGGCGGGCGTGCCCTACCATGCAGTTGAAGGCTATTTGGCTAAGCTGGTACACCTCGGTGAATCGGTGGCTATCTGCGAACAGATAGGTGATCCGGCGTTGAGCAAAGGTCCGGTAGAGCGCAAAGTAGTCCGCATCGTCACGCCGGGAACGGTCAGTGATGAAGCACTGCTCAGCGAACGTCAGGACAACCTGCTGGCGGCTATCTGGCAGGACGGCCGAGGCTTTGGCTATGCCACGCTGGATATCAGCTCAGGCCGTTTCCGCGTAGCGCAGCCGACGGATCTCGAAACCATGGCCGCTGAAATTCAGCGCACCAATCCGGCAGAGTTGCTGTATCCAGAAAGCTTCGAGTCAATGTCACTTATCGATAAACGCCGGGGGTTACGTCGCAGGCCGATGTGGGAGTTCGAGCTTGAAACAGCCCGCCAGCAGTTAAATTTGCAGTTTGGCACCCGCGACCTCAGCGGTTTCGGCGTTGAACAGGCCACGCAGGCGCTGCGTGCGGCTGGCTGCCTGTTGCAATACGTGAAAGATACCCAGCGCACCTCTTTGCCGCACATTCGTGGCGTGACCATGGAGCGCCAGCAGGACGGTATCATCATGGATGCGGCAACCCGACGTAACCTTGAGCTGACGCAGAACCTCTCTGGCGGCGTAGAAAATACGCTGGCGGCGATACTCGATCAGAGCGTGACACCGATGGGCAGCCGCATGCTCAAACGCTGGATCCACATGCCTACCCGCGATATTAACGTCTTGAACAGTCGCCAACAGGCGGTGGGTGCGCTGCAGGATCTAACCGCCGAGCTGCAACCGGTACTGCGTCAGGTCGGCGACCTTGAGCGTATTCTTGCTCGCCTCGCTCTGCGCAGTGCCCGTCCGCGTGACCTGGCGCGGATGCGCCACGCACTGCAACAGCTGCCGGAAATTCGTTCACTGCTGCAATCCGTCGATGTTCCCGCTATTCGCTCGCTCGTTGAGAAAGCCGGTGAGTTTGATGAACTGATCGCCCTGCTGGAGCACGCTATTATTGAAGCGCCGCCGGTGTTGGTGCGCGATGGCGGCGTGATTGCACCGGGTTACAACGCCGAGCTAGACGAATGGCGCGCCTTGGCCGATGGCGCAACGGACTATCTCGACCGGCTTGAGATCCGCGAACGTGAAAAACTGGGTCTCGATACGCTGAAGGTCGGCTTTAACGGCGTTCATGGTTATTACATCCAGATTAGCCGCGGTCAGAGCCACCTGGCACCTATCCACTACGTGCGTCGCCAAACGTTGAAAAACGCCGAACGCTACATCATCCCAGAGCTGAAAGAGTACGAAGACAAAGTGCTTACCTCAAAGGGGAAGGCGTTGTCGCTCGAGAAGGCGCTGTATGAAGAGTTGTTTGACCTGCTGATGCCACACCTTTCGGCCCTGCAGCAAAGTGCGGCCGCGCTGGCAGAAATCGATGTGCTGAATAACCTGGCCGAACGCGCTTACACCCTCAATTATTGCTGCCCAACGCTGAGTGAAAAACCGGGGATCAATATCATCGGTGGCCGCCATCCGGTGGTCGAGCAGGTGCTGAGTGAGCCGTTCATCTCTAACCCGCTGGCTATGTCGCCGCACCGCAGAATGCTCATTATTACTGGGCCAAACATGGGCGGTAAAAGTACTTACATGCGTCAGGCTGCACTGATTACGCTGATGGCGCATATCGGCAGCTATGTTCCTGCCGACCAGGCCACGCTGGGTCCGATAGACCGCATTTTCACCCGTGTGGGTGCGGCCGACGACTTAGCCTCGGGCCGTTCCACCTTTATGGTTGAAATGACCGAAACCGCCAATATCCTGCACAATGCGACGGAAAACAGCCTGGTGTTGATGGATGAAATTGGCCGTGGAACATCGACCTACGACGGCCTGTCACTGGCATGGGCCTGTGCTGAAAATCTGGCTAGCCGCATTAAAGCGATGACCCTGTTTGCTACTCACTACTTTGAGCTGACCACCCTGCCCGAGAAAATGGAAGGGGCGGTAAACGTTCACCTTGATGCCATAGAGCACGGCGATACTATCGCCTTTATGCACAGCGTTCAGGAAGGAGCGGCGAACAAGAGCTATGGGTTGGCGGTCGCGGCGCTGGCCGGTGTACCGCGTGAGGTGATTAAACGGGCACGTCAAAAGCTAAAAGAGTTGGAAACGCTGTCGAACAATGCAGCCGCCAGCAAGGTGGATGGCCCACAGTTGCCGCTGCTCAGTGAAGAAGTGTCTCCGGCGGTAGAAGCACTCGAGGCGCTGGACGCCGACTCATTGTCGCCACGCCAGGCGCTTGAGTGGATCTATCGTTTGAAATCTCTGGTCTAA
- the rpoS gene encoding RNA polymerase sigma factor RpoS — protein sequence MSQNTLKVNELHDDVDFDENSAEAFDEEKLTVEESVDTDASEAEEELLSQAVSQRVLDATQLYLGEIGYSPLLTAEEEVYFARRALRGDVPSRRRMIESNLRLVVKIARRYSNRGLALLDLIEEGNLGLIRAVEKFDPERGFRFSTYATWWIRQTIERAIMNQTRTIRLPIHIVKELNVYLRTARELAHKLDHEPSAEEIAEQLDKPVHDVSRMLRLNERITSVDTPLGGDSEKALLDILADEKENGPEDTTQDDDMKQSIVKWLFELNAKQREVLARRFGLLGYEAATLEDVGREIGLTRERVRQIQVEGLRRLREILQGQGLSIEALFRE from the coding sequence ATGAGTCAGAATACGCTGAAAGTTAACGAGTTACACGATGATGTAGATTTCGACGAGAACAGCGCTGAAGCCTTTGACGAAGAGAAACTAACCGTCGAGGAGTCTGTTGATACTGACGCTTCTGAAGCAGAAGAAGAGTTATTGTCTCAGGCTGTAAGCCAAAGAGTGCTGGATGCAACTCAACTGTACCTTGGTGAAATTGGTTACTCTCCTCTGCTTACCGCAGAAGAAGAGGTTTATTTTGCACGACGTGCGCTGCGTGGTGATGTTCCATCGCGCCGCCGTATGATTGAAAGTAACCTGCGTTTGGTGGTCAAAATTGCCCGCCGCTATAGCAACCGCGGCCTTGCACTGCTGGATCTTATTGAAGAGGGTAACCTCGGTCTGATCCGTGCAGTGGAAAAATTTGACCCCGAGCGCGGTTTTAGATTTTCCACTTATGCAACCTGGTGGATCCGTCAGACGATTGAACGGGCGATAATGAATCAAACCCGTACCATTCGTTTGCCTATTCACATTGTTAAAGAACTTAACGTTTATCTGCGTACTGCACGCGAATTGGCTCACAAACTCGATCACGAGCCAAGTGCTGAAGAGATTGCTGAACAGCTCGATAAGCCGGTCCACGACGTAAGTCGTATGTTGCGCCTGAATGAGCGTATTACTTCTGTTGACACCCCGTTGGGTGGCGATTCGGAGAAAGCGCTGTTAGACATTCTGGCCGATGAGAAAGAAAACGGTCCGGAAGACACCACGCAAGACGATGATATGAAACAAAGCATCGTTAAATGGTTGTTCGAGCTGAATGCTAAGCAGCGTGAAGTGTTGGCCCGTCGTTTTGGCCTGTTGGGCTATGAAGCGGCAACCCTCGAAGACGTGGGTCGTGAGATCGGTCTTACGCGTGAGCGCGTTCGCCAAATTCAGGTTGAAGGTCTGCGTCGCCTGCGTGAAATTCTGCAGGGACAAGGTCTGAGTATTGAAGCATTGTTCCGCGAATAA
- the nlpD gene encoding murein hydrolase activator NlpD has translation MSTGSPIKTFSRIAVCTFVGAWLAGCSNNASTSAPISSVNGGGGMLRSNPGVQTTPNSVDNAPMINSQGHIVYNRSYNSIPKGSYNGSTYTVKRGDTLFYIAWITGNDFRDLAARNNIAEPYGLEVGQKIQINNVSSAASTGGMLAATDATNGGVPKAPSSGMMQGTVVASQPTTTYSESSSKQNVGKMLPTAGVVATTTAPVTAPTTPVESTTNNGGPVSSWRWPTDGKIIDNFSASEGGNKGIDIAGSRGQAVLATASGRVVYAGNALRGYGNLIIIKHNDDYLSAYAHNDSMLVREQQEVQAGQKIATMGSTGTSSVRLHFEIRYKGKSVNPLRYLPQR, from the coding sequence ATGAGCACAGGAAGCCCAATTAAAACCTTTAGCCGCATTGCGGTATGTACATTTGTTGGCGCCTGGCTCGCGGGATGTTCCAATAATGCCTCGACATCTGCGCCAATTAGCAGCGTAAACGGCGGTGGAGGCATGCTTCGCAGCAATCCTGGGGTTCAGACTACTCCGAATTCTGTTGATAACGCGCCAATGATTAACTCCCAGGGACACATCGTTTATAACCGCAGTTATAACAGTATTCCTAAAGGCAGTTATAACGGCAGCACCTACACAGTGAAGCGCGGCGATACCCTGTTTTATATTGCCTGGATAACGGGTAACGACTTCCGAGACTTGGCGGCGCGCAATAATATTGCGGAACCTTACGGGCTTGAAGTTGGCCAAAAGATTCAAATCAATAATGTTTCTTCTGCGGCCAGTACCGGTGGCATGTTGGCTGCTACCGATGCCACGAATGGCGGTGTTCCGAAAGCGCCTTCAAGTGGAATGATGCAGGGTACAGTGGTTGCATCTCAACCAACTACCACGTATTCTGAATCTTCGAGTAAACAGAATGTAGGTAAGATGTTGCCTACAGCAGGCGTTGTCGCTACGACGACGGCACCTGTTACCGCACCGACTACTCCCGTTGAAAGTACTACAAACAATGGCGGTCCAGTTTCCTCTTGGAGATGGCCGACCGACGGGAAGATCATCGATAACTTTTCTGCCTCCGAGGGAGGGAATAAAGGGATTGATATCGCCGGTTCACGTGGACAGGCTGTGTTAGCAACCGCCAGTGGGCGAGTGGTTTACGCAGGTAATGCGCTACGTGGTTACGGTAATCTAATCATCATCAAACACAATGATGATTACCTGAGCGCCTATGCACACAATGATTCAATGCTGGTCCGGGAACAACAAGAAGTGCAGGCGGGTCAAAAAATAGCGACTATGGGCAGCACCGGAACCAGCTCAGTAAGATTACATTTTGAAATTCGTTACAAGGGGAAATCCGTAAACCCGCTGCGTTATCTTCCGCAGCGATAA
- a CDS encoding protein-L-isoaspartate(D-aspartate) O-methyltransferase, with the protein MVIKPMYNLLEQLRKQGISDEKLLHAMETVPRERFVDEAFQHKAYENTALPIGLGQTISQPYTVARMTELLRLTPQSKVLEIGTGSGYQTAILAHLVEHVFSVERIKGLQWQAKRRLKQLDLHNISTRHGDGWEGWPSRGPFDAIIVTAAPPEIPQDLLAQLAEGGIMVLPVGEQNQTLQRIQRRANDFTIETIEAVRFVPLVKGELA; encoded by the coding sequence ATGGTGATTAAGCCGATGTATAACTTGCTTGAACAGCTGCGAAAACAGGGCATCTCGGATGAGAAATTGCTGCACGCGATGGAAACCGTGCCGCGCGAGCGTTTTGTCGATGAGGCCTTTCAGCACAAAGCTTATGAGAACACGGCCTTACCTATTGGTCTGGGACAAACTATTTCCCAGCCTTACACCGTTGCCCGTATGACCGAGCTATTGCGCCTCACTCCACAGTCAAAAGTGCTCGAAATAGGGACCGGTTCGGGTTATCAAACCGCTATTTTGGCGCATCTTGTGGAGCACGTCTTCTCTGTTGAAAGAATTAAAGGGCTTCAGTGGCAGGCAAAACGCCGCCTGAAGCAGCTCGATCTGCACAATATTTCAACTCGCCACGGTGACGGCTGGGAGGGGTGGCCATCGCGTGGCCCCTTTGACGCTATTATTGTTACTGCCGCGCCTCCGGAAATTCCTCAGGACTTACTGGCCCAGCTCGCAGAAGGCGGGATTATGGTTTTGCCGGTCGGTGAACAAAATCAGACTTTGCAACGTATTCAGCGACGTGCAAATGACTTTACTATTGAAACTATCGAAGCCGTTCGTTTTGTTCCTTTAGTCAAAGGTGAGCTAGCCTAA
- the surE gene encoding 5'/3'-nucleotidase SurE has protein sequence MIRILLSNDDGVSAPGIQALASALREFADVKLVAPDRNRSGASNSLTLDSPLRIQTYPNGDTAVINGTPTDCVYLGVNTLMRPRPDIVVSGINAGPNLGDDVIYSGTVAAAMEGRHLGYPALAVSLDGYQHYDTAAAITCRILRMLAKEPLRTGRILNINVPDLPLSEIKGIRVTRCGSRHPAEQVFCQQDPRGQDMYWIGPPGEKFDVAPDTDFAAVAQGYVSITPLHVDLTAYAAQDIVRTWLAKAEVSGNGD, from the coding sequence TTGATACGGATATTGTTGAGTAATGATGATGGCGTTTCGGCTCCCGGCATCCAGGCGCTGGCTTCAGCGCTTCGAGAATTTGCCGATGTTAAGCTGGTGGCGCCTGACAGAAATCGCAGCGGCGCTTCAAACTCCCTGACGCTGGACTCACCTTTACGTATTCAAACCTATCCCAACGGTGATACGGCGGTCATTAACGGCACGCCCACCGACTGTGTTTACCTCGGGGTAAATACGTTGATGCGCCCACGGCCCGACATCGTTGTTTCAGGCATCAATGCCGGCCCCAATCTGGGCGATGACGTTATTTATTCCGGCACCGTCGCGGCGGCGATGGAGGGGCGTCATTTGGGCTATCCTGCTCTTGCCGTTTCTCTTGATGGTTATCAGCACTACGACACTGCGGCGGCTATTACCTGCCGTATTCTGCGTATGTTGGCGAAAGAACCGCTGCGCACGGGGCGAATTCTTAACATTAACGTGCCGGATTTGCCATTAAGTGAAATTAAAGGCATCCGGGTAACACGCTGCGGTAGCCGCCATCCTGCAGAACAGGTATTTTGTCAGCAGGACCCGCGCGGTCAGGATATGTACTGGATTGGTCCACCCGGTGAAAAGTTTGACGTAGCACCGGACACTGACTTTGCCGCCGTCGCGCAGGGCTACGTTTCTATCACGCCTCTGCACGTCGATTTGACCGCCTATGCGGCGCAGGACATTGTCAGAACATGGTTAGCCAAAGCCGAGGTGAGCGGGAATGGTGATTAA
- the truD gene encoding tRNA pseudouridine(13) synthase TruD, giving the protein MDMNNLTWLYGKPLSNGTLKANPEDFIVEEDLGFEPDGEGEHLLVRIRKTGCNTQFVAEQLARFAGVHPRSVSYAGLKDRHAVTEQWFCVHLPGKASPDMSTFVLEGCEVVRHARHLKKMRIGTLKGNTFTLVLRNLTDLADMQQRLEKITVNGVPNYFGVQRFGRGGNNLVQATRWAKDEIHVKERPKRSFYLSASRSAMFNIIASQRLGQDLMKTAMLGDALQLSGRGSWFVAKEDELDSVQSRVASGELLITAPLPGDGPLGTQHEAEAFELSCIEDQTALLSLLKRERVEPARRAIMLHPQNISWKPWDEATLELKFWLPAGSFATSVVRELMGQGEAEADIGE; this is encoded by the coding sequence ATGGATATGAATAATCTGACCTGGCTTTACGGCAAGCCGCTGTCAAACGGCACGCTGAAGGCCAATCCGGAAGATTTTATCGTTGAGGAAGATCTCGGCTTTGAGCCGGACGGTGAGGGCGAGCATCTGCTGGTTCGCATCCGTAAAACGGGCTGCAATACGCAGTTCGTGGCCGAACAACTGGCGCGTTTTGCCGGTGTTCACCCGCGCTCGGTCAGCTACGCCGGTCTTAAAGACCGTCACGCCGTTACCGAACAGTGGTTTTGCGTTCATCTTCCGGGTAAAGCCAGTCCTGATATGAGCACTTTTGTGCTTGAGGGCTGTGAAGTGGTGCGCCATGCGCGTCATTTGAAAAAGATGCGTATCGGCACCTTGAAGGGTAACACGTTCACGCTGGTGCTGCGTAATCTGACCGACCTTGCCGATATGCAGCAGCGTCTTGAAAAGATTACCGTTAACGGTGTGCCAAATTATTTTGGCGTGCAGCGATTTGGTCGCGGCGGTAATAACCTGGTTCAGGCCACCCGCTGGGCCAAAGATGAGATTCACGTTAAAGAGCGGCCGAAGCGCAGCTTTTATCTTTCAGCCAGCCGCAGTGCAATGTTTAATATTATTGCCAGCCAGCGCCTTGGCCAAGATTTAATGAAAACGGCGATGCTGGGCGATGCACTGCAACTGAGCGGTCGCGGTAGCTGGTTTGTGGCGAAAGAAGACGAGCTGGACTCTGTGCAATCTCGCGTTGCCAGCGGCGAATTGTTGATCACGGCGCCGTTGCCGGGCGACGGTCCTTTGGGGACGCAGCATGAAGCTGAAGCTTTTGAACTGAGCTGCATTGAAGACCAAACGGCATTACTTTCGCTGCTCAAACGCGAGCGCGTTGAGCCTGCACGCAGAGCAATTATGCTGCATCCGCAGAATATCAGTTGGAAACCGTGGGATGAGGCGACGCTGGAGCTTAAATTCTGGCTTCCTGCCGGTAGTTTCGCGACCAGTGTGGTACGAGAATTAATGGGTCAGGGCGAAGCGGAAGCCGATATCGGCGAATAA
- the ispF gene encoding 2-C-methyl-D-erythritol 2,4-cyclodiphosphate synthase gives MRIGHGFDVHKFGGEGPLVIGGVRIPFEKGLLAHSDGDVALHAATDALLGAAALGDIGKLFPDTDPAYKGADSRELLREAYRQIQAKGYRLGNLDITIIAQAPKMLPHVPQMRIFIAEDLGCHMDDINVKATTTEKLGFTGRGEGIACEAVALLIKA, from the coding sequence ATGCGTATCGGTCACGGTTTTGATGTTCATAAATTTGGTGGCGAAGGCCCTCTGGTGATTGGCGGTGTGCGTATCCCGTTTGAAAAGGGACTGCTGGCACATTCAGACGGCGACGTTGCGCTGCATGCCGCGACTGATGCGCTGTTGGGCGCGGCCGCACTCGGCGATATCGGCAAACTGTTCCCGGACACCGACCCCGCTTATAAAGGCGCGGACAGTCGCGAACTGCTACGTGAAGCGTATCGCCAGATCCAGGCCAAAGGCTATCGATTAGGCAATCTCGACATCACGATTATTGCTCAGGCACCAAAAATGCTGCCACATGTGCCGCAGATGCGTATTTTCATCGCCGAAGATTTGGGTTGTCACATGGACGACATCAATGTGAAAGCTACCACCACCGAAAAGCTGGGCTTTACCGGCCGCGGTGAAGGCATTGCCTGCGAAGCGGTTGCGCTGTTGATCAAGGCCTAA
- the ispD gene encoding 2-C-methyl-D-erythritol 4-phosphate cytidylyltransferase, whose amino-acid sequence MSHSAVSLVDIVAVLPAAGIGSRMQSERPKQYLTIEGKTLLEHAISALLRSPRVQKVIVAISPQDTFFAELPIARDSRVKAVTGGAQRADSVLAGLQHAGDADWVLVHDAARPCLHIDDLHRLMAISETSKVGGILAAPVRDTMKRGEPGIEKIAHTVDREDLWHALTPQFFPLDLLKACLTRALDEGATVTDEASALEYCGYHPQLVAGRSDNIKVTRPEDLALAAFYLTQLHQEESA is encoded by the coding sequence ATGAGTCACTCAGCCGTCTCCTTGGTCGATATCGTGGCGGTATTGCCCGCCGCCGGTATTGGCAGCCGCATGCAAAGCGAACGCCCAAAACAATACCTGACTATCGAGGGTAAAACCCTGCTTGAGCACGCCATTAGCGCGCTGCTGCGCAGTCCTCGTGTGCAAAAAGTCATTGTTGCTATCAGCCCGCAGGACACCTTCTTTGCCGAACTGCCGATTGCCCGCGATTCGCGCGTTAAGGCCGTGACCGGCGGTGCTCAGCGTGCCGATTCAGTTTTAGCGGGGTTGCAGCACGCGGGTGATGCAGACTGGGTACTGGTGCACGACGCTGCTCGGCCTTGTTTACACATTGATGATTTGCATCGTTTGATGGCCATCAGTGAGACCAGCAAAGTGGGGGGCATTTTGGCCGCCCCGGTGCGCGACACCATGAAGCGCGGCGAGCCGGGCATTGAAAAAATCGCCCATACGGTTGACCGTGAAGATCTCTGGCATGCGCTCACGCCGCAATTTTTCCCATTGGATTTGCTAAAAGCCTGCCTTACGCGCGCGCTTGATGAGGGTGCCACCGTAACGGATGAAGCCTCGGCGTTGGAATACTGCGGTTATCATCCGCAGTTAGTGGCAGGCAGGTCCGATAATATTAAAGTTACCCGTCCAGAAGATCTGGCACTGGCAGCATTCTATTTAACTCAGTTGCACCAAGAGGAGAGCGCATAA
- the ftsB gene encoding cell division protein FtsB, whose protein sequence is MGKLTLLLLIILGWLQYSLWLGKNGIHDYVRVNDDVEVQQVSNSKLKSRNDQLFAEIDDLNGGQEAIEERARNELGMIKPGESFYRLVPDQNKHNQASNATQVRINNNP, encoded by the coding sequence ATGGGCAAATTAACGCTGCTATTATTGATTATTCTTGGCTGGCTGCAGTATTCACTGTGGTTGGGTAAGAACGGTATTCACGATTACGTGCGGGTTAACGATGATGTTGAGGTCCAACAGGTCAGCAACAGCAAACTTAAATCACGCAATGACCAACTCTTCGCAGAGATCGACGACCTTAACGGGGGTCAGGAGGCGATTGAGGAACGCGCACGCAACGAGCTGGGCATGATTAAGCCCGGTGAGAGCTTCTATCGCCTCGTGCCAGACCAAAATAAGCACAATCAGGCTTCCAACGCTACGCAAGTAAGAATTAACAATAATCCATGA
- a CDS encoding DUF3561 family protein → MQTLSQLFTDITRKKQTEEEKEEPSYSMLGGCSGFVFFWLALAIPFLVYGSNTLFFLLYTWPFFIALMPISVLIGIAFSMLFSGSVWKTVPLTGLVVIGMFWTVFSFLSGW, encoded by the coding sequence ATGCAAACGTTAAGTCAGTTATTCACCGACATTACACGTAAGAAACAGACGGAAGAGGAAAAGGAAGAACCTTCTTACTCGATGCTGGGCGGCTGCTCAGGTTTCGTCTTTTTTTGGCTGGCGCTCGCAATCCCCTTTCTCGTCTATGGCTCTAATACACTGTTTTTTCTTCTTTATACCTGGCCGTTCTTTATCGCGCTGATGCCTATATCCGTGCTTATCGGTATTGCCTTCAGCATGCTGTTTAGCGGCAGCGTTTGGAAGACAGTGCCGCTGACCGGATTGGTGGTTATTGGCATGTTCTGGACTGTATTCTCCTTTCTCAGCGGCTGGTAG